A genomic region of Cannabis sativa cultivar Pink pepper isolate KNU-18-1 chromosome 1, ASM2916894v1, whole genome shotgun sequence contains the following coding sequences:
- the LOC115706606 gene encoding superoxide dismutase [Mn], mitochondrial, with protein sequence MALRVILTKKLLRSGFHPQPTSQIVLSRGLQTFSLPDLPYDYGALEPAISGEIMQLHHQKHHQAYVTNYNKALEQLHEAISKGDSATVAKLQSAIKFNGGGHINHSIFWKNLAPISEGGGEPPKGSLGWAIDTDFGSLDALVKKVSTEGAALQGSGWVWLALDKELKKLVVETTPNQDPLVTKGASLVPLLGIDVWEHAYYLQYKNVRPDYLKNIWKVINWKYANEVYEKESS encoded by the exons ATGGCTCTCCGAGTTATCTTGACCAAAAAATTACTCAGATCAGGGTTTCATCCTCAACCCACTTCTCAAATCGTCCTCTCTCGCGGCCTCCAAACCTTCTCCCTCCCCGACCTTCCCTACGACTATGGCGCTCTCGAGCCCGCCATTAGCGGCGAAATCATGCAGCTCCATCACCAGAAGCACCATCAAGCTTATGTCACCAACTATAACAAAGCTCTTGAGCAGTTACATGAGGCCATTTCCAAGGGTGACTCCGCTACCGTCGCCAAATTGCAGAGTGCCATCAAGTTCAATGGCGGAG GTCATATCAATCACTCAATTTTCTGGAAGAACCTGGCTCCTATTAGT GAAGGTGGTGGTGAACCCCCAAAAGGATCTCTGGGCTGGGCTATAGACACAGACTTCGGCTCTTTAGATGCATTGGTGAAAAAAGTAAGCACAGAAGGTGCTGCTTTGCAGGGTTCAGGATGGGTG TGGCTTGCTCTGGACAAAGAATTGAAGAAACTCGTGGTTGAAACTACTCCAAATCAG GATCCGCTGGTAACTAAAGGAGCAAGTTTAGTTCCATTGCTTGGTATTGATGTTTGGGAGCATGCATATTATTTACAG TACAAGAATGTCAGACCAGATTACCTCAAGAACATATGGAAAGTTATCAACTGGAAATACGCCAATGAAGTATATGAGAAAGAATCTTCTTGA
- the LOC115706842 gene encoding protein BREAKING OF ASYMMETRY IN THE STOMATAL LINEAGE isoform X2 → MDNDKVTSPIMEGQGLCFIDDDDHHYDHEHVHLIPMRKSKILSDAKEERSSGNHHKNVDEASNKRKSSHHRRIISKEVANNNNNNNNNNNNNMIDPQFTEEDYIIFCFREDGALEVVKNNGNKSTDQNHDQLPSSCLDRYTSSSRNSRPVNRKLNYGDNDHESLTRKLSHEFYPTNNQHMVEENLYLDSTCIYGGNFEEHNSSDHSAHSSNASSGSFAFPALGWESTGSPERMPQTEGLRLRKHRARFVVFQCCRF, encoded by the exons ATGGACAATGACAAGGTTACTAGTCCAATAATGGAGGGTCAAGGATTGTGCTTCATag ATGATGATGATCATCATTATGATCATGAACATGTTCATCTAATACCAATGAGAAAGAGCAAGATCCTATCTGATGCAAaggaagaaagatcatcaggcAATCATCATAAGAATGTTGATGAAGCTAGTAATAAAAGAAAATCGTCTCATCACAGAAGAATTATTAGCAAAGAAGttgctaataataataataataataataataataacaataacaacATGATTGATCCTCAGTTTACAGAAGAAGACTATATTATCTTCTGCTTTAGAGAAGATGGAGCTTTGGAAGTTGTGAAGAATAATGGCAACAAAAGTACTGATCAAAATCATGATCAACTACCATCTTCTTGTCTAGATCGTTATACCTCTTCTTCCAGAAATTCCAGACCCGTAAATCGAAAG CTTAATTACGGTGACAATGATCATGAGAGCTTAACTAGGAAATTATCACATGAATTCTACCCCACCAATAATCAACAT ATGGTAGAAGAGAACCTTTACTTAGATTCAACGTGTATTTATGGTGGCAATTTTGAAGAGCACAATTCAAGTGATCATTCTGCTCATTCATCAAATGCTAGTTCAGGCTCTTTTGCTTTTCCTGC GTTGGGTTGGGAGAGTACTGGTAGTCCAGAGAGAATGCCACAGACAGAAGGACTGCGCTTAAGAAAACACAGAGCTCGATTTGTAGTCTTTCAGTGTTGTAGATTTTAA
- the LOC115706842 gene encoding uncharacterized protein LOC115706842 isoform X1 translates to MDNDKVTSPIMEGQGLCFIDDDDHHYDHEHVHLIPMRKSKILSDAKEERSSGNHHKNVDEASNKRKSSHHRRIISKEVANNNNNNNNNNNNNMIDPQFTEEDYIIFCFREDGALEVVKNNGNKSTDQNHDQLPSSCLDRYTSSSRNSRPVNRKKQLNYGDNDHESLTRKLSHEFYPTNNQHMVEENLYLDSTCIYGGNFEEHNSSDHSAHSSNASSGSFAFPALGWESTGSPERMPQTEGLRLRKHRARFVVFQCCRF, encoded by the exons ATGGACAATGACAAGGTTACTAGTCCAATAATGGAGGGTCAAGGATTGTGCTTCATag ATGATGATGATCATCATTATGATCATGAACATGTTCATCTAATACCAATGAGAAAGAGCAAGATCCTATCTGATGCAAaggaagaaagatcatcaggcAATCATCATAAGAATGTTGATGAAGCTAGTAATAAAAGAAAATCGTCTCATCACAGAAGAATTATTAGCAAAGAAGttgctaataataataataataataataataataacaataacaacATGATTGATCCTCAGTTTACAGAAGAAGACTATATTATCTTCTGCTTTAGAGAAGATGGAGCTTTGGAAGTTGTGAAGAATAATGGCAACAAAAGTACTGATCAAAATCATGATCAACTACCATCTTCTTGTCTAGATCGTTATACCTCTTCTTCCAGAAATTCCAGACCCGTAAATCGAAAG AAACAGCTTAATTACGGTGACAATGATCATGAGAGCTTAACTAGGAAATTATCACATGAATTCTACCCCACCAATAATCAACAT ATGGTAGAAGAGAACCTTTACTTAGATTCAACGTGTATTTATGGTGGCAATTTTGAAGAGCACAATTCAAGTGATCATTCTGCTCATTCATCAAATGCTAGTTCAGGCTCTTTTGCTTTTCCTGC GTTGGGTTGGGAGAGTACTGGTAGTCCAGAGAGAATGCCACAGACAGAAGGACTGCGCTTAAGAAAACACAGAGCTCGATTTGTAGTCTTTCAGTGTTGTAGATTTTAA
- the LOC115704896 gene encoding reticulon-like protein B16, which produces MENSIYKINTEGDGDGDGRKATPYPSSSSFCPSPSPTLGQQTSVYHSVAADVLLWKKRHVSFGVIVVATVAWVLFERSGLSFLSICSDVLLILIVLLFLRANYAALRNKQLYSLPELVLSEEMVNNAAASFRVKINNMLLMAHDITLGKDFRLFFKAMVYLWLLSVIGGFFSFFTIAYIGTILLITVPALYSKNDERVDRYCGIIQRQLSKHYKIVDENVFSRLPRNSSKDKAL; this is translated from the exons ATggaaaattcaatatataaaatcaaCACAGAAGGAGATGGAGACGGAGATGGAAGGAAGGCCACCCCTTACCcttcttcatcttcattttgTCCTTCCCCTTCTCCAACCTTAGGCCAACAAACCTCAGTTTACCATTCTGTTG CTGCTGATGTTCTATTGTGGAAGAAACGACATGTTTCTTTTGGTGTCATTGTTGTTGCCACTGTTGCTTGGGTCCTCTTTGAACGATCCGGACTATCATTCTTGTCAATTTGTTCAGATGTTTTGCTCATTTTGATCGTACTGTTATTTCTACGTGCCAATTATGCTGCTCTTAGAAACAA ACAACTGTACAGTTTACCAGAGCTAGTCTTGTCAGAGGAAATGGTCAACAATGCTGCAGCTTCATTTCGTGTTAAAATCAACAATATGTTGCTGATGGCTCATGATATTACTCTTGGCAAAGATTTTAGACTTTTCTTCAAG GCGATGGTGTATTTGTGGCTCTTGTCTGTCATAGGCggcttcttctccttcttcacAATTGCATATATTG GAACCATCTTATTGATTACGGTTCCAGCGTTATACAGCAAAAATGATGAACGTGTTGATAGGTATTGTGGAATTATTCAAAGACAGTTATCTAAGCACTATAAGATAGTCGATGAGAATGTCTTTAGCAGACTCCCTAGAAACTCGTCCAAGGACAAAGCTTTGTAA
- the LOC115707051 gene encoding UDP-xylose transporter 3 gives MGEGERFQLGTVGALTLSVVSSVSIVICNKALISSLGFNFATTLTSWHLLVTFCSLHAARKMKFFEHKAFEQKAVMGFGILNGISIGLLNLSLGFNSVGFYQMTKLAIIPCTVFLETLFLAKKFSRSIQLSLLILLLGVGIATVNDVQLNALGSILSLLAIVTTCVAQIMTNTIQKKFKVSSTQLLYQSCPYQAGTLLISGPFLDQFLTNQNVFAFKYTTQVLVFIVLSCMISVSVNFSTFLVIGKTSPVTYQVLGHLKTCLVLAFGYILLHDPFNWRNILGIMVALVGMIVYSYFCTRESQKKTDEATLPSSQGKEGESDPLLKTGNGNDVVIDTVAQKAPGWERNKDLHA, from the exons ATGGGTGAGGGTGAGAGGTTTCAGCTGGGGACCGTTGGTGCGTTGACTCTCTCAGTGGTTTCATCAGTTTCCATCGTGATTTGCAACAAGGCGTTGATTAGCTCACTGGGTTTCAATTTCG CTACAACTTTGACAAGCTGGCACCTTCTAGTCACCTTCTGTTCCCTTCATGCCGCTCGtaaaatgaaattttttgaaCATAAAGCTTTTGAGCAAAAGGCTGTTATGGGCTTTGGCATTCTTAATGGCATATCTATTGGGCTTTTAAATCTTAGTTTGGGTTTCAACTCTGTTGGTTTCTATCAG ATGACTAAGTTGGCAATCATCCCTTGTACTGTATTCTTGGAGACCCTATTCCTTGCAAAAAAATTCAG TAGGAGTATCCAGCTATCTCTTCTTATTCTCCTCCTTGGGGTTGGGATTGCAACAGTCAATGACGTTCAACTCAATGCTCTAGGCTCCATCTTGTCTCTTCTTGCAATTGTCACAACATGTGTTGCTCAAATT ATGACTAATACCATCCAAAAGAAATTCAAGGTCTCTTCAACCCAACTTCTATATCAATCATGTCCATATCAAGCAGGGACATTATTGATATCTGGCCCATTTTTGGATCAGTTTCTCACTAATCAAAACGTATTTGCTTTCAAGTATACAACTCAAGTGCTG GTTTTCATCGTTCTCTCCTGCATGATCTCTGTCTCTGTAAATTTTAGTACATTCCTTGTTATTGGAAAGACATCTCCAGTTACATATCAGGTACTTGGACATCTGAAGACATGTCTGGTACTTGCATTTGGTTATATTTTGCTTCACGACCCGTTCAACTGGAGGAACATCTTAGGCATCATGGTTGCACTTGTTGGAATGATAGTATACTCCTACTTCTGCACTCGCGAGAGTCAGAAGAAAACTGATGAAGCAACATTGCCATCATCCCAG GGAAAGGAAGGTGAATCTGATCCTCTACTTAAGACGGGAAATGGAAATGATGTTGTAATCGATACGGTTGCCCAGAAGGCTCCAGGATGGGAAAGAAACAAAGATTTGCATGCTTGA